From Pseudodesulfovibrio sp. S3, the proteins below share one genomic window:
- a CDS encoding AzlD domain-containing protein yields the protein MDQKIVFLTIVGMLAVTYVPRMVPLVALASRTLPESVVRWLSFVPAAVLSSMLFPALLLKDGHFNFAPDNYFLWAAIPAFLLAWRTKSFFGTVALGMVLVAAGRYFLG from the coding sequence ATGGACCAGAAAATAGTGTTCCTGACCATTGTCGGCATGTTGGCCGTGACCTATGTGCCGCGCATGGTACCTCTGGTGGCCCTGGCCTCCCGTACCCTGCCCGAGTCCGTGGTACGCTGGCTTTCCTTCGTACCCGCTGCCGTGCTTTCGTCCATGCTCTTTCCGGCGCTGCTCTTGAAAGACGGCCATTTCAATTTTGCACCGGACAATTATTTCCTGTGGGCAGCCATCCCCGCATTCCTCCTGGCCTGGCGTACCAAGTCCTTTTTCGGCACTGTGGCACTGGGCATGGTCCTGGTGGCGGCCGGCCGGTACTTTCTCGGATAG
- a CDS encoding aspartate/glutamate racemase family protein, whose protein sequence is MKTIGLLGGMSWESSLEYYRVMNEEVKTRLGGLHSAKILMYSVDFAPLRELMLAGDWGGVGQHLSEGARTLAQAGADLIVIGTNTMHKLAPQVAEAVSVPLVHIADATADAARAQGYSKVALLGTIFTMEDDFYRQRLVDHGFEVLVPEADDRKLVDRVIFDELCKGALLDGSRAEFLRIISELAVQGAEAVILGCTEIGLLVRPGDTEVPTLDTCRIHAVRVVAEALS, encoded by the coding sequence ATGAAGACCATTGGTTTGCTCGGCGGCATGAGCTGGGAATCCTCACTGGAATATTATCGCGTCATGAATGAGGAAGTGAAAACTCGGCTGGGTGGTCTGCATTCCGCCAAAATTCTCATGTACAGCGTGGATTTTGCTCCGCTCCGCGAGCTGATGCTTGCCGGAGACTGGGGCGGGGTGGGCCAACATCTGTCCGAAGGCGCCCGGACCCTGGCACAGGCCGGGGCCGACCTTATTGTCATCGGGACCAACACCATGCACAAACTGGCTCCGCAGGTGGCGGAAGCGGTGTCTGTCCCTCTGGTGCATATTGCTGACGCCACGGCTGATGCGGCACGGGCGCAGGGGTATTCCAAGGTTGCGTTGCTCGGCACCATTTTCACCATGGAAGACGACTTCTACAGGCAGCGTCTCGTGGACCATGGGTTCGAGGTGCTCGTGCCCGAGGCGGATGACCGCAAACTGGTGGACCGCGTCATCTTTGACGAACTGTGCAAGGGCGCGTTGCTGGACGGCTCCCGCGCCGAGTTTCTGCGCATTATCAGTGAACTGGCCGTGCAGGGTGCCGAGGCGGTTATCCTTGGCTGCACCGAAATCGGCCTGCTGGTCCGGCCCGGCGATACCGAAGTTCCCACTCTGGACACCTGCCGGATCCACGCGGTCAGGGTGGTCGCCGAAGCCCTTTCCTGA
- a CDS encoding AMP-binding protein, translated as MSDSIKTLKDLLAESVEKHADRVALGFVNGEPITYAELAGHVRDFQTVLKGLGIKPEDKVAIISENMPNWAIAYFSITTMGAVVVPILQEFHHSAVHHILRHSEAKMVIVSRRYAEKVEGENFPNLETVVIMDDFSLEDEEGKLTPYRDALESAKERMEQIGEAAMERMEQFGEAAMDKLPDSAREKVDKFSDTAREKVEKLSGSYKERVERFSDSAMKQVYKLSGSARKFIDRRTGKVFALTEDHVAAILYTSGTTGHSKGVVLTHRNLVQNCLSGVLTIPVFHTDRFLSVLPMAHTYECTVGLIVPMHCGSAVYYLQKPPTPKTLLPAMQKVRPTVMNVVPLIIEKIYKTRIKRKLTGSGVARGLMKIGLTRRKLSQVAGKKLVEAFGGELRCMCIGGAPLSAEVELFLTDAKVPYAIGYGMTEASPLLAGIEPGRQRLRAIGPPLPGVEIMIDSPDPETGEGEVLAKGPNIMREYYKAPSDTKDTFTEDGWLKTGDLGKIEDGYLYLKGRLKNVIIGPSGENIYPEEVESIINSNNYVQESLVYESEGKVLARIHLNYDVLDEEFGVSKKIESEVRKKVEKIMEDIRVEVNSKVSTFARLHRVVEQVEPFEKTPTQKIKRFIYLDR; from the coding sequence GTGAGCGATTCTATCAAGACATTGAAAGACCTGTTGGCCGAATCCGTGGAAAAGCATGCCGACCGGGTAGCTCTCGGGTTCGTGAATGGTGAGCCGATCACCTATGCCGAGCTTGCCGGGCATGTGCGAGATTTTCAGACCGTGCTCAAGGGACTGGGGATCAAGCCCGAGGACAAGGTCGCCATCATCAGCGAAAACATGCCCAATTGGGCCATTGCCTATTTTTCCATCACCACCATGGGGGCCGTCGTTGTTCCCATTCTTCAGGAATTCCACCACAGCGCGGTTCATCATATCCTGCGTCATTCAGAAGCCAAGATGGTGATCGTTTCCAGACGCTATGCCGAGAAGGTGGAGGGGGAGAATTTCCCCAATCTCGAAACGGTCGTGATCATGGACGATTTTTCCTTGGAGGACGAAGAGGGAAAACTGACGCCTTACAGGGACGCTCTGGAATCCGCCAAAGAGCGTATGGAGCAGATCGGCGAAGCGGCCATGGAACGCATGGAACAGTTCGGCGAAGCGGCCATGGACAAGTTGCCGGATTCAGCCAGGGAAAAGGTGGACAAGTTCAGTGATACGGCCAGGGAGAAAGTCGAAAAGCTGAGTGGTAGCTATAAGGAAAGGGTGGAGCGGTTTTCCGATTCCGCCATGAAACAGGTTTATAAACTGAGTGGTTCGGCCCGGAAGTTTATTGACCGCAGAACAGGGAAAGTCTTTGCCCTGACCGAAGACCATGTGGCAGCCATTCTCTATACCTCGGGGACCACAGGCCATTCCAAGGGGGTGGTGCTGACCCACCGGAATCTGGTGCAGAACTGTTTGTCCGGTGTTTTGACCATCCCGGTTTTTCATACCGACCGCTTCCTGTCCGTCCTGCCCATGGCCCACACGTATGAATGTACGGTGGGATTGATAGTTCCCATGCATTGCGGCAGTGCGGTCTATTACCTGCAAAAGCCGCCGACCCCAAAGACATTGCTGCCTGCCATGCAGAAGGTCAGGCCCACGGTCATGAATGTGGTGCCGTTGATTATCGAGAAAATCTACAAGACCAGAATCAAACGGAAGCTTACCGGATCGGGAGTGGCCCGCGGGCTCATGAAGATCGGTCTGACCCGTCGAAAGCTGTCACAGGTGGCGGGCAAGAAGCTTGTCGAGGCCTTTGGCGGCGAATTGCGCTGTATGTGCATAGGCGGTGCGCCCCTGTCTGCCGAAGTGGAGTTGTTTCTGACCGATGCCAAGGTTCCGTATGCCATCGGTTACGGCATGACCGAGGCCTCGCCGTTGCTGGCCGGTATAGAGCCGGGCAGGCAGCGTCTCCGGGCCATCGGCCCGCCTCTGCCGGGCGTTGAAATCATGATAGACTCCCCGGACCCGGAAACGGGCGAGGGAGAGGTTTTGGCAAAAGGTCCCAATATCATGCGGGAGTATTACAAGGCCCCCAGCGATACCAAAGATACCTTCACCGAGGACGGCTGGCTCAAGACCGGTGATCTCGGCAAGATAGAGGATGGATATCTGTACCTCAAGGGGCGGCTCAAGAATGTCATTATCGGTCCCAGCGGTGAGAACATCTACCCGGAAGAGGTTGAATCAATAATTAATTCGAATAATTATGTTCAGGAATCTCTGGTGTATGAGTCGGAAGGAAAGGTGTTGGCCCGGATTCATCTCAACTATGATGTTCTGGATGAAGAATTCGGCGTCAGCAAGAAGATCGAATCTGAAGTGCGCAAGAAAGTTGAGAAAATCATGGAGGATATCCGGGTGGAAGTGAATTCCAAGGTATCCACTTTTGCTCGCCTGCATCGTGTCGTCGAGCAGGTTGAGCCGTTTGAGAAGACGCCGACACAGAAGATCAAACGATTTATTTATCTGGACCGATAG
- a CDS encoding peptidylprolyl isomerase, with amino-acid sequence MKIILKSLLASILLVMFAFSTANAADLENTLYLDLEDGRVVIEMFPDLAPIHVARIKELTRMRFYDGIVFHRVIDGFMAQTGDPTGTGRGGSGKNLPAEFTYTPFERGTVGMARSQNPDSGDSQFFICFAPAPFLDHQYTVWGKVTSGMEFVDKIKKGSGGSGSVSNPDKIVRMQVAADVQ; translated from the coding sequence ATGAAAATCATACTGAAATCCCTGCTCGCCAGCATCTTGCTGGTCATGTTCGCCTTTTCCACAGCCAATGCTGCCGACCTGGAAAACACCCTGTACCTGGACCTGGAAGACGGGCGGGTGGTCATCGAGATGTTCCCTGACCTGGCCCCGATCCATGTGGCCCGCATCAAGGAACTGACCCGGATGAGATTCTACGACGGCATCGTCTTCCACCGGGTCATCGACGGCTTCATGGCCCAAACCGGCGACCCCACCGGCACGGGCCGCGGCGGCTCCGGCAAGAATCTCCCCGCCGAATTCACGTATACCCCGTTCGAACGCGGCACCGTGGGCATGGCCCGTTCCCAGAACCCGGACAGTGGGGACAGCCAGTTCTTCATCTGCTTTGCCCCGGCCCCGTTTCTCGACCACCAGTACACGGTATGGGGGAAAGTGACCTCGGGCATGGAATTCGTGGACAAGATCAAGAAAGGCTCCGGCGGCAGCGGTTCGGTATCGAATCCGGACAAGATAGTGCGCATGCAGGTTGCGGCCGACGTACAGTAA
- a CDS encoding glycosyltransferase, with translation MRILISHINFPGQFRHIAEYLGRIKGNQVVFATKNPRPEWSIPGVTKAIFSPPAATGNDIHILSKGFDEGVRHGAAMLKLCLDIKNRGFIPDVILGHSGWGQTLFLKDAFPDTPFVGYFEWYFNTQSAEVLFDGRPRTEIQDAQLRMRNSTTLHDLASCHAGVTPTAWQQAQFPPEFQSKITQIHDGINTSYFAPADEGLLPISGLNIPGADLTGARELVTYCARGLEPYRGFPQFYEALPAILDARPECHVLIVGEDRTCYSPRLPNNASYKACMQQKIKVDQNRVHFTGPLPYGLYKQVLQASSAHVYLTWPFVLSWSLLEAMSCGCLVVASDTEPVREVIRFGENGLKTDFHSPEKIAKATLEALTRQTELTPLRRAARQTILDRYCLNKCLPVHVDILTKLAQNGP, from the coding sequence ATGCGCATACTCATCTCTCACATCAACTTTCCCGGACAATTCAGACATATTGCCGAATACCTGGGCAGAATCAAAGGCAACCAGGTGGTGTTCGCCACAAAGAACCCACGCCCCGAATGGTCCATTCCGGGAGTCACAAAAGCAATTTTCTCTCCACCCGCCGCCACCGGCAACGACATACATATCCTGAGCAAAGGGTTTGACGAGGGGGTCCGCCACGGTGCAGCCATGCTCAAGCTTTGCCTCGACATCAAAAACCGTGGATTCATCCCCGACGTCATCCTCGGCCATTCCGGGTGGGGACAGACCCTGTTCCTGAAAGATGCATTCCCGGACACGCCGTTCGTCGGTTATTTCGAATGGTATTTCAATACGCAAAGCGCAGAGGTGCTGTTCGACGGTCGGCCGAGAACCGAAATCCAGGATGCCCAGTTGCGAATGCGCAACTCCACCACCTTGCATGATCTGGCCTCCTGTCACGCAGGAGTGACGCCCACGGCCTGGCAACAGGCCCAATTCCCGCCGGAGTTCCAGTCCAAGATCACCCAGATTCACGACGGCATCAACACCAGCTATTTTGCCCCTGCCGATGAAGGCCTGCTGCCGATCTCGGGCCTGAACATCCCGGGCGCGGACCTGACCGGAGCCCGCGAACTGGTCACTTACTGCGCCCGCGGCCTGGAACCATACCGCGGTTTCCCCCAATTCTACGAAGCACTACCGGCTATCCTGGATGCACGGCCTGAATGCCACGTACTCATCGTGGGCGAGGACCGCACCTGCTACAGTCCCAGGCTACCGAACAACGCCTCCTACAAGGCATGCATGCAGCAAAAGATCAAGGTGGACCAAAACCGCGTCCACTTCACGGGCCCGCTCCCCTACGGCCTATACAAGCAGGTACTCCAGGCATCCTCGGCCCATGTCTACCTGACCTGGCCCTTTGTGCTCTCCTGGTCCCTGCTTGAAGCCATGTCTTGCGGCTGTCTTGTGGTCGCCTCCGACACCGAACCGGTACGTGAAGTCATCCGCTTCGGAGAAAACGGCCTCAAAACGGACTTCCATTCCCCGGAAAAAATAGCTAAAGCCACTCTGGAAGCTCTGACCCGCCAAACGGAACTGACACCGCTCAGACGGGCGGCGAGACAGACCATTCTGGACAGGTATTGCCTGAACAAATGCCTGCCGGTCCACGTGGACATTCTGACGAAGCTGGCCCAAAACGGCCCATGA
- a CDS encoding response regulator, protein MAKILIAEDDRISQKLAVKIVEELGHTAFVSPHGKHAYETLLASNDFDLLLTDIMMPEMDGQQLIQTLRGDQQFDSLPIIIMSAVVGINDISNLLKLGATLFMAKPLDRQELQSYISRCLGSN, encoded by the coding sequence ATGGCTAAAATACTCATTGCCGAAGACGACAGAATCTCCCAAAAACTCGCTGTCAAAATCGTCGAAGAGTTGGGGCATACCGCTTTTGTCAGCCCCCATGGGAAACACGCCTATGAAACCCTCCTGGCCAGCAATGACTTCGACCTGCTCCTGACCGACATAATGATGCCGGAAATGGACGGGCAGCAACTCATCCAGACCCTGCGAGGCGATCAACAGTTTGACTCCCTGCCCATCATCATCATGTCTGCCGTTGTCGGCATCAACGACATTTCCAATCTGCTCAAACTGGGCGCCACCCTGTTCATGGCCAAGCCATTGGACCGGCAGGAACTCCAGAGCTATATCTCCCGTTGCCTTGGAAGCAACTAG
- a CDS encoding sigma 54-interacting transcriptional regulator codes for MPVNSTILVVDSDASIRTLIHDVLSARGYRVEAASSPASAAAFMARHDPDLIFASFGKGEDEGSLVREAGKLGQTAPVILVVDAGFDDAGRVVEACGAMAYLKKPVNRMQLEMLARQGVALGELRARVAAQSSELIRMKSFMQTMLGMDGGMTLVLDAEAIVLERGGQVMARLQVDIEQCVGVPYLSLFPGPVARLHAETIAKVRASGQAARLEEHRGGMVMETEINPVSDGERLSGFVVCVRDITAKRRSEVGLAESEKQYRSVFEGAAAAIILIDRDRGVVIECNEAAARALGYGPGEMHGINLRDLVAHPDKTLQAMGHGTERISYDYLRRKNGSSFPVEMSLSYYTNAGREVCILYAQDISRRKIVEEALREGARLYRAVVEDQTELICRYAPNGTLTFVNDAYERFLGLDEDEILGRDFFSSLGSVDHRALTEWLAKSDSGQAVLNREIVQVRNDGDERWIQWTHRAIFNDRKDVVEIQAVGRDITERKDAEQALNQATLEKEQYRSNLEATFASIPDAILTVDSDLSIMATNSAAKALFGFERDQARGLNLNEVVEGDGNPCVNVLKQVLKTDKPVRGYEIELDTPSLGGRMVEINCSPLVGKDKQQTGAVLIVRDVSHIADLEKQLQQRQGFRGIVGRSSPMQDVYHLLEQLSPLDSTVLILGESGTGKELVAEALHYGGARAGKPLIKVNCSALSENLLESELFGHVRGAFTGAVRDKVGRIQAAQGGTLFLDEIGDISPMLQLKLLRFLEQKEYERVGESKTCTANVRIIAATNVDLRRSVRQGVFREDLYYRLNVMPVSLPPLRERQADIPLLVEYFLGIFSNSFSKQFEGVSEDVMDLFLSYGWPGNVRELRHTLEHACILSPGKIIGLKYVRKDLVECLQTPVLEQLMAGPAAPLAPFVSRRPGRDDILSVLEQCGGNKARAARELGIHRATLYRKLAAWGIDG; via the coding sequence ATGCCTGTGAATTCGACCATTCTTGTCGTTGATAGCGACGCTTCCATTCGTACACTGATACACGATGTCCTCTCGGCCAGGGGATATCGTGTGGAAGCCGCTTCCAGCCCGGCCTCGGCCGCCGCCTTCATGGCCCGCCATGACCCCGATCTCATTTTTGCCTCTTTCGGAAAAGGTGAAGATGAGGGGAGTCTGGTGCGCGAGGCGGGAAAGCTCGGCCAGACCGCGCCGGTTATTCTGGTGGTCGACGCAGGCTTTGATGATGCCGGTAGAGTTGTGGAAGCCTGCGGCGCCATGGCTTACCTCAAAAAACCGGTGAATCGGATGCAGTTGGAGATGCTGGCCCGCCAGGGAGTGGCCTTGGGCGAACTCAGGGCCCGGGTTGCAGCCCAATCGTCCGAGTTGATCCGCATGAAGTCATTCATGCAGACCATGCTCGGCATGGACGGGGGGATGACGTTGGTCCTTGATGCGGAGGCGATCGTCCTGGAGCGGGGCGGACAGGTGATGGCGAGGCTGCAAGTGGATATCGAGCAGTGCGTCGGCGTTCCGTATCTTTCCCTCTTTCCGGGACCGGTGGCGCGGTTGCATGCCGAAACCATTGCCAAGGTCCGTGCGTCCGGCCAGGCGGCTCGTCTGGAAGAGCATCGCGGCGGCATGGTCATGGAGACCGAGATCAATCCCGTCTCGGACGGCGAGCGGTTGTCCGGGTTCGTGGTGTGCGTGAGGGATATCACTGCCAAGCGGCGCAGTGAAGTGGGTTTGGCCGAGAGCGAGAAGCAGTACCGCAGTGTTTTCGAGGGGGCGGCTGCGGCCATTATCCTCATAGACCGGGACCGTGGTGTGGTCATCGAGTGCAATGAAGCCGCCGCCCGTGCCCTGGGGTATGGGCCGGGGGAAATGCACGGAATCAACCTTCGCGATCTGGTGGCGCATCCGGACAAGACATTGCAGGCCATGGGCCACGGAACCGAACGTATTTCATACGACTACCTCAGGCGCAAGAACGGTTCCTCGTTTCCTGTGGAGATGTCCTTGAGCTATTACACCAATGCGGGACGTGAGGTCTGCATCCTCTACGCCCAGGATATCTCCCGTCGCAAGATCGTTGAAGAGGCGTTGCGCGAAGGGGCGCGGTTGTATCGGGCCGTGGTCGAGGATCAGACCGAGCTTATCTGCCGCTACGCCCCGAACGGCACTCTGACCTTTGTCAACGACGCCTATGAGCGATTCCTGGGGCTGGACGAGGACGAGATTCTCGGCAGGGATTTCTTTTCCAGCCTCGGCTCCGTGGATCACCGTGCCCTGACCGAATGGCTTGCCAAGTCCGATTCCGGCCAGGCCGTGCTCAACAGGGAGATTGTCCAGGTGCGCAACGACGGAGACGAGCGTTGGATTCAATGGACCCACCGCGCCATCTTCAACGACAGAAAAGACGTTGTCGAGATACAGGCGGTAGGGCGCGACATTACTGAGCGCAAGGACGCCGAGCAGGCCCTGAATCAGGCCACGCTGGAAAAGGAACAATACCGCTCCAACCTGGAGGCGACCTTCGCCAGTATTCCCGATGCCATCCTGACCGTGGATTCCGACTTGTCCATTATGGCCACCAACAGTGCGGCCAAGGCCCTGTTCGGGTTCGAGCGGGATCAGGCCAGGGGGCTCAATCTCAACGAGGTGGTCGAGGGCGACGGCAACCCCTGCGTCAACGTGCTCAAGCAGGTTCTCAAAACCGACAAGCCGGTGCGCGGCTACGAGATCGAGCTGGACACACCGTCTCTCGGCGGGCGCATGGTGGAGATCAATTGTTCGCCGCTGGTGGGCAAGGACAAACAGCAGACCGGCGCTGTCCTGATCGTGCGCGATGTCTCCCATATCGCGGATCTGGAAAAGCAGTTGCAGCAGCGGCAGGGGTTCAGGGGCATAGTGGGGCGCAGCAGTCCCATGCAGGATGTCTATCATCTCCTGGAACAGCTTTCGCCTCTGGATTCCACTGTGCTCATTCTCGGCGAATCGGGAACCGGCAAGGAGCTGGTGGCCGAGGCCCTGCACTACGGCGGCGCACGCGCAGGCAAGCCCCTGATCAAGGTCAACTGCTCCGCCCTGTCGGAAAACCTGCTTGAGAGCGAATTGTTCGGCCATGTGCGCGGTGCGTTTACCGGCGCGGTACGGGACAAGGTCGGACGCATCCAGGCGGCTCAGGGAGGTACGCTCTTCCTGGACGAGATCGGGGATATTTCCCCCATGCTTCAACTCAAGCTGCTCCGTTTTTTGGAACAGAAGGAGTATGAGCGCGTTGGGGAATCCAAAACCTGTACCGCCAATGTGCGCATTATCGCGGCCACCAACGTGGATTTGCGGCGATCGGTCAGACAGGGAGTGTTCCGCGAGGATCTGTACTATCGCCTGAACGTCATGCCCGTCTCCTTGCCGCCGCTCAGGGAGCGGCAAGCGGACATTCCCTTGTTGGTGGAATATTTTCTCGGTATCTTTTCCAACAGTTTCAGCAAGCAGTTCGAAGGGGTGTCCGAAGACGTCATGGACCTGTTCCTGAGCTACGGCTGGCCGGGCAACGTCCGGGAGCTCCGACATACCCTGGAGCACGCCTGCATTCTGTCGCCGGGCAAGATCATCGGCCTCAAGTATGTTCGCAAGGATCTGGTGGAGTGCCTGCAGACTCCGGTTCTTGAGCAGCTTATGGCAGGGCCGGCCGCACCCCTGGCGCCGTTCGTGTCGCGCAGGCCCGGCAGGGATGACATCCTGTCCGTGCTCGAGCAGTGCGGAGGGAACAAGGCCCGTGCGGCCCGTGAACTCGGCATCCATAGGGCCACACTCTACCGGAAGCTTGCGGCCTGGGGGATTGACGGATAG
- a CDS encoding thioredoxin family protein, giving the protein MIKTIEPQAFDLELQSHGEPFLVAFLKRNERFAFQTEIMDTICKSHGNTVRCFLYDSDYLDTAMERFSVEGTPTFLLFSQGREVNRLIGESDDETLDEFIRECLQM; this is encoded by the coding sequence ATGATCAAAACCATCGAGCCACAGGCATTCGACCTTGAATTGCAAAGCCATGGAGAACCTTTTCTGGTCGCATTTCTGAAGCGCAACGAACGATTCGCCTTTCAGACTGAAATAATGGATACCATCTGCAAATCACATGGCAACACAGTCCGTTGTTTCCTGTATGACTCAGATTATCTGGACACTGCCATGGAGCGGTTTTCGGTGGAGGGAACCCCGACATTCCTGTTGTTCAGCCAGGGCAGGGAAGTGAACCGTCTCATCGGGGAGTCCGATGATGAGACCTTGGATGAGTTCATCAGGGAGTGCCTTCAAATGTGA
- the aguB gene encoding N-carbamoylputrescine amidase, which yields MSKTILAVTQMACIDNFAANLDKAETLVREAASKDAQIILLQELFEGPYFCKTQNHDYFAYAHEATLDDPLLARFSGLAKELGVVLPVSFFERAGKAFYNSMAMMDADGTMLGLYRKTHIPQGPGYEEKYYFNPGDTGFKVWKTAYGNVGVGICWDQWYPEAARAMALLGADVLMYPTAIGSEPTMPGCDSMPHWRRTQQGHAAANIMPVCASNRIGTERDGSVEMTFYGSSFITDPMGELIADADRTSEGVFTAAVDFEEIRNFRAGWGFFRDRRPQHYGPVMTLDGKTRIKS from the coding sequence ATGAGTAAAACGATCCTGGCCGTCACGCAAATGGCGTGCATCGACAACTTTGCCGCCAACCTCGACAAGGCGGAAACCCTGGTCCGCGAAGCAGCCTCAAAAGACGCACAGATCATCCTGTTGCAGGAACTGTTCGAAGGCCCCTATTTCTGCAAGACGCAAAATCACGACTATTTCGCCTATGCCCATGAGGCGACCCTGGACGATCCGCTGCTGGCCCGTTTTTCCGGCCTGGCAAAGGAACTCGGCGTGGTGCTGCCGGTGTCCTTCTTCGAGCGGGCGGGCAAGGCGTTCTACAACTCCATGGCCATGATGGACGCGGACGGGACCATGCTCGGCCTGTACCGCAAGACGCACATCCCCCAGGGACCGGGCTATGAAGAAAAATACTACTTCAACCCCGGCGACACCGGATTCAAGGTATGGAAAACTGCCTACGGCAACGTCGGCGTGGGCATCTGCTGGGATCAGTGGTATCCCGAAGCTGCCCGGGCCATGGCGCTGCTGGGCGCGGACGTGCTCATGTATCCCACGGCCATCGGCTCCGAGCCGACCATGCCCGGCTGCGACTCCATGCCCCATTGGCGACGTACCCAGCAAGGGCACGCGGCCGCCAACATCATGCCGGTCTGCGCCTCCAACCGCATCGGCACGGAACGGGACGGCAGTGTGGAAATGACCTTCTACGGTTCCTCCTTCATCACCGACCCCATGGGGGAACTCATTGCCGACGCCGACCGGACCTCGGAGGGCGTCTTCACTGCTGCGGTGGACTTCGAGGAAATCCGCAACTTCCGGGCCGGATGGGGCTTTTTCCGAGACAGAAGGCCCCAGCACTACGGCCCGGTCATGACCCTGGACGGCAAGACACGGATCAAGTCCTAG
- a CDS encoding agmatine deiminase family protein, translating into MSNTPVPPVRIPVRAPSCDGLFMPGEWEEHEATWMIWPCKPSAWPFGLDRPRLAYAEVAKAIGRFEPVYMMCRPELIDQAVSLCGDSVTIVPMDTRDSWARDSAPTFVVDGKGGVAGVDWVFNDWGHIARYEGRHDEPMALNVLEYLNMRRYAAPFIIEGGGIHSDGEGTLLTTEQVQFDPRRNAGFSARDFEELFAAYLGTEKVIWLGNGLEDDETNGHVDILACFVRPGVVMVHDCTDPADNNHAVSQDAIRRLEAATDAKGRSFEIIRMPEPAPRHHGDWRMDLSYINFYMANGGIVMSAFDDPMDEVAFKLMCKAFPDREIIQIPSLDIFAGGGGIHCITQQQPKGAPLPVF; encoded by the coding sequence ATGTCCAACACCCCTGTCCCCCCTGTCCGCATCCCGGTCCGCGCACCCTCCTGCGACGGACTCTTCATGCCTGGAGAATGGGAAGAACACGAAGCCACCTGGATGATCTGGCCGTGCAAGCCTTCGGCCTGGCCCTTTGGCCTGGACCGTCCGCGCCTGGCCTATGCCGAGGTCGCCAAGGCGATCGGCCGATTCGAACCTGTCTACATGATGTGCCGCCCCGAACTGATCGACCAGGCCGTGTCCCTGTGCGGCGACAGCGTGACCATTGTTCCCATGGACACCCGTGATTCCTGGGCACGCGACTCGGCCCCCACCTTCGTGGTGGACGGCAAGGGCGGCGTGGCCGGTGTGGACTGGGTGTTCAACGACTGGGGCCATATCGCCCGGTACGAAGGCAGACACGACGAGCCCATGGCCCTGAACGTCCTGGAGTACCTGAATATGCGCCGTTATGCCGCGCCCTTCATCATCGAAGGCGGCGGCATCCACTCGGACGGGGAAGGCACCCTGCTGACCACCGAACAGGTCCAGTTCGACCCACGGCGCAATGCGGGCTTCTCGGCCAGGGATTTCGAGGAACTCTTCGCCGCATACCTGGGAACGGAAAAGGTCATCTGGCTCGGCAACGGCCTGGAAGACGACGAGACCAACGGCCATGTGGACATCCTGGCCTGTTTTGTCCGGCCCGGCGTGGTCATGGTCCACGATTGCACCGACCCTGCCGACAACAACCACGCGGTCAGCCAGGACGCCATCCGGAGACTTGAAGCGGCCACCGACGCCAAGGGGCGCTCCTTCGAGATCATCCGTATGCCCGAGCCGGCACCGCGCCACCACGGTGACTGGCGTATGGATTTGAGCTACATCAACTTTTACATGGCCAATGGAGGCATCGTCATGTCCGCCTTTGACGACCCCATGGACGAAGTCGCCTTCAAGCTCATGTGCAAGGCCTTCCCGGACCGGGAGATCATCCAGATTCCAAGCCTGGACATCTTTGCCGGAGGCGGAGGCATTCACTGCATCACCCAGCAACAGCCCAAGGGCGCACCGCTGCCGGTCTTCTAG